CCGCGGGCGCAGCAAGCTGCCGCAGGGGAAGCGCATCATCGTCTTCAGCCCGCACCCGGACGACGACGTCATCTCGATGGGCGGCATCCTCAACAAGCTGCACCAGAACGAAAACGACATCGTCGTGGCGTACCAGACGTCGGGCAACATCGCCGTCTTCGACCACGAGGTGCGCCGCTACCTGGACTTCCTGCAGCGCTTCGGCAGCGACTTCGCCAACGGCGGGGAGCTGCTCGACCTCACGCGGCGCATGGAGTCGTTCCTCGACTCCAAGCACCCGGGGCAGGTGGACATCCCCGAGGTGCAGACGATCAAGCAGCGCATTCGCGAGGCCGAGGCCGTCTCCGGCATCGAGACGTTCGGGATGACGCGCGACCAGGCGTGCTTCCTCAAGCTCCCGTTCTACCAGACGGGGAAGGTGCGCAAGGACCCCATCGGCCCGGAGGACGTGGCCATCGTCCTGCGCCTGCTGGAGGAGCAGCGGCCGGAGCTGATCTACGTGGCCGGCGACCTTTCCGATCCGCACGGCACCCACCGCATGTGCCTGGAGGCGGTGGAGCGCGCCCTGCAGCAGTACAGCGGCGAGCAGCCCGAGGTGTGGTACTACCGCGGCGCATGGCAGGAGTGGAGCGTGAGCGACGCGGACATCCTGGTGCCGCTCAGCGAAGAGGAGCTGCGCACCAAGATCCTGGCCATCTACAAGCACCAGAGCCAGAAGGACAAGGCGCCGTTCCCCGGCCAGGACGAGCGCGAGTTCTGGCAGCGGGTGGAGGAGCGCAACACCGGTACGGCGCGCATCGTGGACCAGCTCGGCCTTCCGGAATACTTCGCGATGGAGGCGTACGTGGTGCGCAAGAACGGCCAGCCGGTGGAGCAGGAGACGATCTCCACCAGCGGGCTGGCCCGTCCGCCTCGCCACCGCCGCGCGACGGACGTACCCGGTGCGCGCGGGGTCGAGCTGGCCGGCGCCGCGGGCTGAACGGTGGAGACCTTTGCGGGGGTGGACGGCGGCGGCACCCGCACCACGCTGGTGCTGGCCGACGGTTCCGGGCGCGAGATCCTGAGGCGGGTGGGGGGCGCGGGGCTGGTGGACCCGCGCGACCCACTCGCCAGCGCCGCGCTGGTGGCCGACCTGGTGCGCGGCGCCATGGCGGAGGCGGGGCTCTCGCAGGCCCCCGCCGCCCTCTGCGCCGGACTGGCCGGCGTGGGGAACGAGACGGAGCGCCTCGCCGTGGAGAACGCCCTCGCCGCCGAAGGGGTGGCGGGGCGCGTGAGGATCGTGACGGACGGGGAGATCGCGCTGGAGGGCGCCCTCGGCGGCGGGGCGGGCGTGCTGATCAT
This genomic window from Longimicrobium sp. contains:
- the nagB gene encoding glucosamine-6-phosphate deaminase; translated protein: MAQTRERVPVVIVEYDQIANTIARRIAEIVRERNAQGRPAVLGLATGSTPIGIYRELIRLHREEGLDFSNVVSFNLDEYYPMEPESIHSYHRYMRENLFDHINIPQGNAHLPPGNIERVRVEEACEEYEDAIRAAGGIDFQILGIGKTGHIGFNEPGSGVNSRTRLIALDTVTRRDAAADFFGEDNVPTEAVTMGVASILDAREIALVATGEHKAAIVRRSVEGEPDPDVAATYLQDHPNATFYLDPAAAAELTRIKTPWVVGEVTWTRKLEIEAVIWLSQTTGKSILKLDPEDYRENHLSALLARYGSAGPLNGEVFNALISKIRGRSKLPQGKRIIVFSPHPDDDVISMGGILNKLHQNENDIVVAYQTSGNIAVFDHEVRRYLDFLQRFGSDFANGGELLDLTRRMESFLDSKHPGQVDIPEVQTIKQRIREAEAVSGIETFGMTRDQACFLKLPFYQTGKVRKDPIGPEDVAIVLRLLEEQRPELIYVAGDLSDPHGTHRMCLEAVERALQQYSGEQPEVWYYRGAWQEWSVSDADILVPLSEEELRTKILAIYKHQSQKDKAPFPGQDEREFWQRVEERNTGTARIVDQLGLPEYFAMEAYVVRKNGQPVEQETISTSGLARPPRHRRATDVPGARGVELAGAAG